In Caldisphaera lagunensis DSM 15908, a single genomic region encodes these proteins:
- a CDS encoding radical SAM/SPASM domain-containing protein — protein sequence MYLTFDEQAFLTDCPATPLSHLENDGKYLMSEGPYQVTIYITRECNLNCTHCYISAGSPLNDELNKDEWKLVINKLNDIGTNVLYILGGEPLLKHGIFDIISYSTSLGLYTSLSSNGTVITKGVSKKLKESNINEIQISIDGPNEEINSLIRGKNSFKLAIEGVKNLINENIPTSLSYVITEKNKDYIEDMIKIAEELNVKSINFSPVQQFGRAKINNVLLKRESAIQVYNKLRLLNKKYKIKITTNGFRFFIDNLFDVYLSLKNKINNYYSCPAGRSRFIIDANGDIYGCELLINPLFKEGNALKDDLREIWKKGFTRFRNKWYMEKEECKSCSINSLCQGGCFARAFNSKKDINCPF from the coding sequence ATGTACCTAACCTTTGATGAGCAGGCATTTCTTACAGATTGTCCTGCAACACCTTTATCCCATCTAGAAAACGATGGAAAATATCTTATGTCAGAAGGCCCATATCAAGTAACAATATATATTACTAGGGAATGCAATTTAAATTGCACACATTGTTATATTTCAGCAGGAAGTCCATTAAATGATGAACTTAATAAAGATGAATGGAAACTAGTTATAAATAAGCTTAATGATATAGGTACAAATGTATTGTATATATTAGGAGGGGAGCCCTTATTAAAACATGGAATTTTTGATATAATCTCTTATTCCACATCTCTAGGATTATATACAAGCCTAAGTAGCAATGGAACGGTTATTACAAAGGGAGTTTCTAAAAAATTGAAAGAATCAAATATTAATGAAATACAAATAAGCATTGATGGGCCTAATGAAGAAATAAATAGTTTAATAAGAGGTAAAAATTCCTTCAAATTAGCAATAGAAGGGGTAAAGAATTTAATAAATGAAAATATACCAACATCGTTAAGTTATGTTATAACAGAAAAGAATAAAGATTACATTGAAGATATGATTAAAATTGCTGAAGAATTAAATGTAAAATCTATAAATTTTTCACCTGTACAACAATTTGGAAGAGCAAAAATAAATAATGTCTTATTAAAAAGAGAGTCCGCAATACAAGTTTATAATAAGCTTAGATTATTAAATAAAAAATATAAAATAAAGATAACAACAAATGGTTTTAGATTTTTCATTGATAACTTATTTGATGTTTATCTTTCTTTAAAGAATAAAATAAATAATTACTACTCATGTCCTGCAGGTAGATCTAGGTTTATTATAGATGCTAATGGAGATATTTATGGATGTGAACTCCTAATAAATCCTTTATTTAAAGAAGGAAATGCATTAAAAGATGATCTGAGAGAAATATGGAAAAAAGGTTTCACAAGATTTAGGAATAAATGGTATATGGAGAAGGAGGAATGTAAAAGTTGCTCTATAAACTCGTTATGCCAAGGAGGATGCTTCGCTAGGGCTTTTAATAGCAAAAAAGATATTAATTGTCCCTTTTGA
- a CDS encoding TldD/PmbA family protein, with protein sequence MSEELSFIIKKALNDKIDAEIFHSKIKIFEIANDKNEQHGMTYEEDGYGLRIIKNKKLGFSYGNKISDDLYELAVSSSNASKEDNANYLPNEEEVTRLNGIFDEEIYNPIDKLKYYMESLGSISDKLNFINQRAIAGYTIIEIMNTNGLNVNSKTSFIYVGAVANYLGDEVGPEIFEGISSKRFNDINIEKLLNDLTFKIDIMKKRRKFENKKKQYNVIFTQKALDDLVVPLINHGISLESYYRNRTPFKLNDYFESKVTIVDDPLNPYLPWSREIDAEGLPSMKTEIIKEGVFKKFLSNTYWSKKANMDNTHSAFRAFTSLPVISTSNLVFQGKIINEDSDAIYIDQVQGVHTSNFETGDFSVSANVAWDKDGGFREIIVSGNIKQLINNVLGFTKDVSSYNKVYSGKMIVTGLSLA encoded by the coding sequence ATGAGTGAAGAATTAAGCTTTATTATAAAAAAGGCTTTAAATGATAAAATTGATGCTGAAATTTTTCATAGTAAAATAAAAATATTTGAAATTGCTAATGATAAAAATGAACAACATGGTATGACATATGAAGAAGACGGTTATGGCTTAAGAATAATAAAAAATAAAAAATTAGGATTTTCTTATGGGAATAAAATTTCTGATGATTTATATGAACTTGCTGTTAGTTCATCAAATGCATCTAAAGAAGATAACGCTAATTACCTTCCAAACGAAGAAGAAGTAACAAGATTAAATGGTATATTTGATGAAGAAATATATAACCCTATTGATAAACTAAAATACTATATGGAATCTCTAGGATCTATATCAGATAAACTTAATTTTATAAACCAAAGAGCTATTGCTGGATATACAATAATAGAAATAATGAATACAAATGGGTTAAATGTCAATTCAAAGACATCATTTATATACGTAGGGGCAGTTGCTAATTATTTGGGAGATGAAGTAGGACCTGAGATTTTTGAGGGTATTTCATCAAAGCGTTTTAATGATATTAATATAGAAAAATTATTAAATGATCTTACATTTAAGATAGATATAATGAAGAAAAGAAGGAAGTTTGAAAACAAAAAGAAGCAATACAATGTAATTTTTACTCAAAAAGCGTTAGATGATCTTGTTGTCCCATTAATTAATCATGGAATTAGTTTAGAAAGTTATTATAGGAATAGGACGCCATTTAAATTAAATGACTATTTTGAATCAAAAGTAACTATAGTTGATGATCCATTAAATCCTTACTTGCCTTGGTCAAGAGAAATTGATGCAGAAGGACTACCATCTATGAAAACTGAAATAATTAAGGAAGGAGTTTTCAAAAAATTCTTATCTAATACTTATTGGTCTAAGAAAGCAAACATGGATAATACACATTCAGCTTTTAGAGCATTTACTTCTTTACCTGTAATTTCTACAAGCAACTTGGTTTTTCAAGGGAAAATAATAAATGAAGATAGCGACGCAATTTATATAGATCAAGTCCAAGGAGTACATACTAGCAATTTTGAAACAGGAGACTTTAGTGTTTCAGCAAATGTTGCATGGGATAAAGATGGAGGATTCAGAGAAATAATTGTTTCAGGAAACATAAAACAGCTCATCAATAATGTTTTAGGGTTTACAAAAGATGTATCATCATATAATAAAGTTTATTCTGGAAAGATGATAGTAACGGGGTTAAGCTTGGCATAA
- the tldD gene encoding zinc metalloprotease TldD → MEDKVNTLLSLGADFADIRYMKIKTLVADSSEIRNIITNNGISEGYALRALYKGNFGYKFTTNLENVDLKDVISLAIGKGETKVYQLKEKKDRIIIKEKYPNYKKPEEIIYDISKIKDDIFKSDKRIKSVNIRFSENSIEKRYASSDNRYIEVNYKITSLSISVVAKENDINASAHISLSTYLGYPLEVFDINESIEKVLNRVSKQLIGKPAKAGEARVILSPEVSGVFAHEALGHLAEADLAASGVLGKMKGKKIAKEFVNVSDSPFLEYPTAIGITPYDDEGVEGREVKIIENGVVKEFMNNRTYAFYTNELPSGNGRSEDFRSSILIRMRNTYFKPGKSSLEEMMEDIKEGYLMSSVLGGQTSSDGTFQFGIEEGYKIENGEIKYPLRNVGIAGYTLDTLSQISDISKDFAVWPGVCGKMGQRVYVGTGGPYVKVEKIKVGGVNE, encoded by the coding sequence TTGGAGGATAAAGTAAACACACTTTTATCTCTAGGTGCTGATTTTGCTGACATTAGATATATGAAAATAAAGACTTTGGTAGCTGATAGTAGTGAAATAAGAAATATAATAACAAATAATGGTATATCTGAAGGGTATGCATTAAGGGCATTATATAAAGGAAATTTTGGATACAAGTTTACAACAAATCTTGAAAATGTAGATCTAAAAGATGTAATATCTCTTGCAATAGGTAAAGGAGAAACTAAGGTGTATCAACTTAAAGAAAAGAAGGATAGAATTATTATTAAAGAAAAATACCCAAACTATAAGAAACCTGAAGAGATAATTTATGATATATCAAAAATAAAAGATGATATATTTAAATCAGATAAAAGAATAAAATCAGTTAACATAAGGTTTTCAGAAAACTCAATAGAAAAAAGATATGCAAGCAGTGATAACAGGTATATTGAGGTTAATTATAAGATAACCTCATTGTCTATCTCAGTTGTTGCTAAAGAAAACGATATAAATGCAAGCGCCCATATTTCTCTTTCTACATACTTAGGATATCCATTAGAAGTTTTTGATATAAATGAATCTATAGAAAAAGTATTGAATAGAGTTTCAAAGCAACTAATAGGAAAACCTGCAAAAGCTGGTGAAGCTAGAGTTATTTTATCTCCTGAAGTAAGTGGTGTATTTGCTCATGAGGCTCTTGGTCATTTAGCTGAAGCAGATTTAGCAGCTTCTGGAGTTTTAGGAAAAATGAAAGGGAAGAAAATTGCTAAAGAATTTGTAAATGTTTCCGATTCACCATTTTTAGAATATCCAACAGCTATTGGGATAACTCCTTATGATGATGAAGGAGTAGAAGGTAGGGAAGTTAAAATTATTGAGAATGGTGTTGTTAAAGAATTTATGAATAACAGAACCTATGCTTTCTATACAAACGAATTACCATCGGGAAATGGAAGATCCGAAGATTTTAGGAGCAGTATTTTAATAAGAATGAGAAATACATATTTTAAACCAGGAAAATCAAGCTTAGAAGAAATGATGGAAGATATAAAAGAAGGATATTTAATGAGCTCGGTATTAGGAGGTCAAACTAGTTCTGATGGTACTTTTCAATTTGGCATAGAAGAAGGATATAAAATTGAAAATGGCGAAATTAAATACCCCTTAAGAAACGTTGGAATAGCAGGTTATACATTAGATACATTATCTCAAATTTCTGACATATCAAAAGATTTTGCTGTTTGGCCTGGTGTTTGTGGAAAAATGGGTCAAAGAGTCTATGTAGGTACTGGTGGTCCATATGTTAAGGTTGAAAAAATTAAAGTTGGTGGTGTAAATGAGTGA
- the gcvH gene encoding glycine cleavage system protein GcvH — protein MSRYQVKVGNQNVIIDDSLLYTKSDEWVKFEGDKIRIGITDYAQKQLKDIVGVDLPKKGSNINKNGTLAVLESVKATAEVYSPIEGKVLDVNERLLDEPELINKEPYDNGWIALIEAKSIDKNEFLDHKSYVDDIAKRK, from the coding sequence ATGAGTAGGTATCAAGTTAAGGTAGGTAATCAAAATGTTATAATTGACGATTCTCTTTTATATACAAAAAGTGATGAATGGGTAAAATTTGAAGGAGATAAAATAAGAATAGGTATAACAGATTATGCTCAAAAACAATTGAAAGATATTGTAGGGGTTGATTTACCCAAGAAAGGGTCAAACATAAATAAAAACGGTACATTAGCAGTATTGGAATCAGTTAAAGCAACAGCTGAAGTATATTCACCAATAGAAGGAAAAGTATTAGATGTAAATGAAAGGTTATTGGATGAACCAGAATTAATTAATAAAGAACCATATGATAATGGATGGATTGCCTTAATAGAGGCAAAAAGCATTGATAAAAATGAATTCTTAGATCATAAGTCATATGTTGATGATATAGCAAAAAGGAAATAA